The following coding sequences lie in one Anas platyrhynchos isolate ZD024472 breed Pekin duck chromosome 15, IASCAAS_PekinDuck_T2T, whole genome shotgun sequence genomic window:
- the BMERB1 gene encoding bMERB domain-containing protein 1 isoform X3, with product MAARWAGSVLLYAGLTAAGDAAQRRGRGQPPDWAQTRRVALLALTFHGNLNYVWLRALERALPGRRPAAVLGKVLCDQLLAAPVAVGAFYTGEWTDVLAFCAAVKLRFCSRLLAHSLHWALWLCLGCLHLFFPREWRWHSKVSIYVAPKREGQCR from the exons ATGGCGGCGCGGTGGGCGGGCAGCGTGCTGCTCTACGCCGGGCTCACGGCGGCCGGGGACGCGGcgcagcggcggggccgcgggcagCCCCCGGACTGGGCGCAGACGCGGCGGGTGGCGCTGCTGGCCCTCACCTTCCACGGCAACCTCAACTACGTGTGGCTGCGGGCGCTGGAGAGGGCGCTGCCCGGCCGCCGGCCAGCCGCCGTGCTGGGCAAGGTGCTGTGCGACCAGCTGCTCGCCGCCCCGGTCGCCGTTGGTGCCTTCTACACGGGTGAGTG GACTGATGTACTGGCCTTTTGTGCAG CTGTCAAACTTCGTTTTTGTTCCCGTTTACTTGCGCACAGCTTACACTGGGCTTTGTGGCTTTGTTTGGGctgccttcatttgtttttcccaaGAGAGTGGAGATGGCACAGTAAAGTCAGCATTTATGTGGCTCCAAAGAGAGAAGGTCAATGCAGATGA